The following coding sequences are from one Gossypium raimondii isolate GPD5lz chromosome 4, ASM2569854v1, whole genome shotgun sequence window:
- the LOC105779517 gene encoding light-mediated development protein DET1 has product MFKTNNVASRIFERQIRTPAPGTSVHSARRFYENLVPSFTIYDVECPDHSFFKFTDDGQYFVCFSRNRQDLIVYRPTWLSFSCKGEDCDNNQELPPQAKRFESFFTQLYVKPLASCNELICKDFFLYMESNQYGIFATSTAQIQDARGTDGAILGVPSFEKITIHLFRLEDGFKLDEKVFHNDCVNLTHNMGAFLYDDLLAVVSLRYQTIHILQIRDSGNLVDVRAIGAYCREDDELFINSSSQLAGNRGDLVDNGTNHDQPNSNNSFLSGIKQRLLSFIFREIWSEETDQTQRVQCLKKKFYFHFQDYVDLVILKVQFLDRHHLLIKFGSVDVGASRNTDQLPAFFAVYNMETTEIVAFYQNAADELYLLFERFCDHFHATSINSMYMNFISSHSNNIHALEQLKSMKNKATSVSQFVKKMLSSLPLNCQSMSPSPYFDQSLFRFDEKLISATDRPRQSTDHPIRFISRRQPNILKFKIKTGPEFGGADGRSKKYSHFLFHPAWPLALSFIQPSLFLPPSAVNIHFRR; this is encoded by the exons ATGTTCAAAACCAACAATGTCGCTTCCCGAATTTTCGAGCGTCAAATTCGAACCCCTGCGCCTGGAACCAGT GTTCACTCTGCTAGGAGATTTTACGAGAATTTAGTTCCTAGTTTTACGATATATGATGTGGAATGTCCGGACCATTCGTTTTTTAAATTCACGGATGATGGTCAGTACTTTGTGTGTTTCAGTAGGAACCGTCAGGATTTGATTGTGTATAGGCCGACATGGCTTTCGTTTTCGTGTAAAGGAGAAGATTGTGATAATAACCAGGAACTCCCTCCCCAAGCTAAGAGGTTTGAGAGTTTCTTCACACAGTTATATGTTAAACCACTTGCTTCCTGCAACGAGCTTATATGTAAAGACTTCTTTCTCTACATGGAGAGTAATCAATACGGAATCTTCGCTACTTCCACCGCACAAATTCAAGATGCTCGTGGCACGGATGGTGCAATCCTTGGGGTTCCATCGTTTGAAAAAATCACTATTCACCTCTTCAG GTTGGAAGATGGGTTTAAGCTAGATGAGAAGGTATTTCACAATGATTGTGTCAATCTTACCCATAATATGGGTGCCTTCTTGTATGATGATTTGCTGGCAGTTGTGTCGCTTCGTTATCAAACAATACACATTCTTCAAATCAGGGACTCCGGGAACCTTGTTGATGTGCGAGCTATCGGTGCATACTGTCGTGAAGATGACGAGCTTTTTATAAATTCCAGTTCTCAg TTGGCGGGTAATCGTGGAGATCTTGTAGATAATGGTACAAATCATGACCAGCCTAATTCAAACAATTCTTTTTTGAGTGGTATCAAACAACGCTTACTTTCATTCATCTTCCGAGAAATATGGAGTGAAGAAACAGATCAAACCCAG AGGGTCCAATGCTTAAAGAAGAAGTTTTATTTCCATTTCCAGGACTATGTTGATTTGGTGATCTTGAAg GTACAATTCTTGGACCGGCATCATCTGCTTATCAAGTTTGGCAGTGTTGATGTAGGG GCATCACGCAACACTGACCAACTTCCGGCTTTCTTTGCTGTATATAATATGGAGACAACTGAAATTGTTGCATTCTATCAG AATGCAGCAGATGAACTTTACCTTCTCTTTGAGCGGTTCTGTGACCACTTCCACGCAACATCAATAAATTCAATGTATATGAATTTCATATCTTCTCACTCAAATAATATTCATGCTCTTGAACAACTAAAGAGCATGAAGAATAAAGCCACCAGTGTCTCACAG TTTGTAAAGAAGATGCTGTCCTCGTTGCCTTTAAATTGTCAATCAATGAGTCCTTCTCCCTACTTTGATCAGTCTCTCTTCCGATTTGATGAAAAG CTAATCTCTGCAACTGACCGGCCCAGACAATCGACAGATCATCCCATCAGGTTCATTTCTAGAAGGCAACCAAACATTCTCAAATTTAAGATCAAGACAG GCCCTGAATTTGGTGGTGCGGATGGCCGGAGCAAAAAGTATTCGCATTTCCTGTTCCATCCTGCTTGGCCATTGGCTCTCTCCTTCATCCAACCATCTTTGTTCTTGCCACCGTCAGCAGTGAATATTCACTTCCGGCGATAA